Proteins encoded in a region of the Pieris brassicae chromosome 3, ilPieBrab1.1, whole genome shotgun sequence genome:
- the LOC123706875 gene encoding thioredoxin-like protein 1, whose amino-acid sequence MGLATVIENEAHFQSEMANAGTKLVVVDFTATWCPPCQRIAPFFEQLPAKFPRAVFLKVDVDRCAETASTQGVTAMPTFIFYRNITRVDRLQGADISTLENKVRQHYGTEDAGDEDNSVAGHMDLVTFITKSECECLNEADNHPLTHALTSGGGYLASDCDEQLIINISFNQLVKLHSLKIKAPADKGPKFIKLFINQPRTLDFDQASGNASIQELEMTPNDLEGNPVPLKFVKFQSVQNIQLFIKDNQAGDEVTQIDHLAFYGSPISTTNMGEFKRVAGKKGESH is encoded by the exons ATGGGTTTAGCTACAGTAATAGAAAATGAAGCACATTTTCAATCAGAAATGGCCAATGCAGGGACTAAACTGGTTGTTGTAGATTTTACAGCTACTTG GTGCCCACCATGCCAGCGAATCGCTCCCTTTTTTGAGCAATTACCTGCGAAATTCCCAAGGGCAGTTTTCTTAAAAGTGGATGTCGATAGATGTGCAGAAACTGCCAGTACTCAGGGCGTCACTGCTATGCCGACATTCATATTTTATCGCAATATA acaAGAGTTGACCGTCTTCAAGGTGCAGATATTTCTACTCTAGAAAATAAAGTAAGGCAACATTACGGAACAGAAGATGCTGGGGATGAGGATAATTCTGTTGCTGGACAT ATGGACTTAGTGACTTTTATAACCAAGAGTGAATGTGAATGTTTGAATGAAGCAGACAACCATCCACTCACCCATGCTTTAACTAGTGGAGGTGGATACTTGGCCAGTGACTGTGATGAACAGCTAATTATCAATATATCATTTAATCAG ttGGTTAAACTACATTCCCTTAAGATCAAAGCACCAGCTGACAAAGGACCTAagtttataaaactgtttatcaACCAACCACGAACTCTTGATTTTGACCAGGCCTCTGGGAATGCATCAATTCAGGAGTTGGA gATGACACCAAATGACTTGGAGGGTAACCCTGTACCCTTGAAATTTGTCAAGTTCCAGAGTGTTCAAAACATTCAGTTATTCATAAAAGACAATCAGGCCGGGGATGAAGTAACACAAATTGATCACTTAGCCTTTTATGGGTCACCAATATCAACAACAAACATGGGAGAATTCAAACGGGTTGCTGGTAAAAAGGGAGAAAGCCACTAG